The sequence TGCCTGCCTCGCTTGCCCTTTCCGAGCCGTCCTTTGCCTTTGTGACCGACTGCTCGATAAGCCCTGCGGTCTCCTTTGCCGCCTCGGCAGACCTTCTTGCAAGGTTCCTCACCTCTTCTGCAACGACTGCGAAGCCCTTGCCGTGCTCGCCTGCTCTTGCCGCTTCTACTGCGGCGTTAAGCGCCAGGAGGTTCGTCTGGAAGGCGATCTCGTTTATGACCTTTATTATCTTCGAGACCTCTTCGCTTCCCCTGTTTATGTCCACCATGCTCTGGATCATGCTCTCAACCGTCTTTGCGCCCTTTTCCGCCGTCTCTCTTGCGGATATGGCGAGTTGGTTTGCCTGGTTCGAGTTATCGGCGTTCTGCTTGACCATGGAGAATATCTCTTCGAGCGATGCGCTCGTTTCTTCGATAGAGGAGGCCTGCTCGCTAGAGCCCTGAGAGAGCTGCTGGCTCGATGCTGAAAGCTGCTGCGATGCCTCTGCGACCTGCGAAGAGCCCTCGCCGAGCTGGTCTATTATCTTGTTTAGCGGCTTTGCAATCGAGCGCGCAACAAAGAACCCAAGTGCCGCGACTATAGCCGTTATCACGAGTATTACGATTATGGTTATGTATTGAAGCGTCTTAAGGGAGGCAAATGCCTCTGCCTCATCGACCTCGGCTATTATGCCCCACTTGAGCTCTTTTATGGTAATCGGCGCATAGGCGCTAAGCACAAGAGCGCCCCTATAATCCGGGATAATATGCACGCCGTCCCTGCCGTTTAAGGCCTCCTCCGCGCTCTTTGTATCTATCTTTAAGTTTAAGATACCGGTATCTTCCATATCTATCTGGGTTATCACGTCCTGGCTAATGTTACTGTCCTTTAGTGCCGCAAGGAACCCGGACTTATTTTCGAGAAAGAACCTCGATTCGCTCCTTAGAGTCTTATCAGTGCCTACGAGGTAGACCTCGCCCGAATCCCCGAGCCCGACTCCCTTCCAATTCTTCCCAAAGGCCATCTTCTCGCTTATGGTGCCAATTGGGAGCTGGAATATGAGCACCGCTATCATCTTATCGCCCTCGAACACAGGCGAGCCGGTAAAGGCCGCGGCAACCGTGTAGCTTGGAATATAGGCACCAAACGGAGATATCTCGAAATCCCCTTTCGCGTTCGCGGCTATGGCTTCCTTAAAGACCTCGGCAATGCCGGAGTCCGTGTACGGGCCGTTCTTCAGGTTCGTGCCGAAGTCGATTTCCTTTGCCGTCGAATAGAACACATTGCCTGTCTCCGGGTCTGCCATGAACACGTCGTAGTACCCATAAGACTCCATGAATGTCCTGATTGCCGGATGATATATGGCATGCGCGCGGCTGTAGTAGCTGCCATCCTCGGCCTTCATGAGGTTGCCTTTCTTTCCAAGGCCGTTATTGTTATTGGATATGTAATTATACTGCGCCACTACGGCGTTCTTATCCGCAGGGATAAGGCCGTCTATGTTTATCTTATCGGTGGTTCTTTTCTTTAGCTCGGAGGCAAAGTCGCTCGTATAATACCCCTTGACCGCATCGCGGTATCTCCTTAGCGTTTCCTCCGTTGCCCGAACGTCCGTGGCATACTGGTTAAAACCCTTCTTAAGCTCCCTTGCCGCCTCGACAAAGGTCGGGTTCTGGGCAGTTGCCGTTATATCGCCCTCACGCTCGGCAAAGTACCCGATGACCTCGCTCTTCTTGGCTTCCCTAAGAGAGATGAGCTGGTTCTGGGCAAGGTCGGTAAGAGACTTACTCGAATTAAAGTAGCTTATCAGCACCGCTATTACCATGGGCACGAGTCCCACGAGCAAAAACAGCGTAATCAGTTTTACGTTCAATGACATTTTCTGCAACATGTATTATATCCTCCGTATTCGCGTTATTAAGAGCGCATTATCAAGATGAACTTCCGTCCGTATATTATAAAGAAAGCCCTTTTGCTTTCGCCTTGTTGGGGACTTGCCCCGTTTAGTTGCCAGCGCTTCCGGAAAGCTCCTCGACCATATGGAGTTCCTCGGCAGAGAGCACCCTCTCTATATCGAGAAGGATTTTCGCCTTTTTGCCGGTCTTGCACATGCCGTAGATATAATCGGTCCTGACCTTCACGCCAAAGCTCGGCGCCGGGTCTATGTCGTCGCTCTTGATGTCGAGCACTTCGAGCACGGTGTCGATGATAACGCCCATCAGCACGTTCTTCACATCCACGACTATGATGCACGTTTCTTCTGTGTAGCTCGTCTCCTTAAGGCCAAACCGTAGCCTTAAGTCTATTACCGGTATTACCTTGCCCCTTAGATTGATGACCCCCTTTACGAAATCCGGGGTCTGAGGCACGGGCGTGATGTCGATGATGCCGATTATCTCGCGCACCCTCAAGACCTCGACCGCGTACTCTTCGCCGAAAAGCTGGAAGCTTAGGAACTTGCCTCCGCTTATCTGCTCCGAGCGTCCTCCCTCCGTCTGTTTCATCTCCGCGTTCATGTTTTACCCTCCTTCGTTTGTAGTACGGTTAATCCCTTAGCCTATGGTAATGTCCATAAGCCCGCTTATATCCAGAATAAGCCCTACCCTGCCGTCCCCGAGGATAGTGCACCCGGAAACGCCCTTTACTCCCTTTAGCATGTCGCCAAGGCTCTTTATGACGACGTGCTGGTTGCCGATGATATCGTCAACCATGATGCAGCACCTTCTGCCCTCGCTCTCGACCAGTATGAGGATCGCCTCGTCAGGCCTTTTCCTCGCGCCCGGTATCGCGTAGAGCTCATGGAGCTTAACAAGCGTGTGGAAGGCGTCTCGCACCTTAACAACCTCGCCCCTCGAGTCCACGTTCGTTATCTCGTTTAGCGCGGGCCTGAAAGACGTTTCTATGGAAAGTGTCGGGATTATGTACCTCTCCTCGCCGACTCTGACGAGCATGCCCTCGATGATTGCGAGCGTTAAAGGAAGCTTTATCGTAAAAGTAGAACCCTTGCCAAACTCTGTCGAGACCTCGACCTTGCCCCTTAGGTTCTCGACCCCGCGCTTTACGGC is a genomic window of Deltaproteobacteria bacterium containing:
- a CDS encoding methyl-accepting chemotaxis protein encodes the protein MLQKMSLNVKLITLFLLVGLVPMVIAVLISYFNSSKSLTDLAQNQLISLREAKKSEVIGYFAEREGDITATAQNPTFVEAARELKKGFNQYATDVRATEETLRRYRDAVKGYYTSDFASELKKRTTDKINIDGLIPADKNAVVAQYNYISNNNNGLGKKGNLMKAEDGSYYSRAHAIYHPAIRTFMESYGYYDVFMADPETGNVFYSTAKEIDFGTNLKNGPYTDSGIAEVFKEAIAANAKGDFEISPFGAYIPSYTVAAAFTGSPVFEGDKMIAVLIFQLPIGTISEKMAFGKNWKGVGLGDSGEVYLVGTDKTLRSESRFFLENKSGFLAALKDSNISQDVITQIDMEDTGILNLKIDTKSAEEALNGRDGVHIIPDYRGALVLSAYAPITIKELKWGIIAEVDEAEAFASLKTLQYITIIVILVITAIVAALGFFVARSIAKPLNKIIDQLGEGSSQVAEASQQLSASSQQLSQGSSEQASSIEETSASLEEIFSMVKQNADNSNQANQLAISARETAEKGAKTVESMIQSMVDINRGSEEVSKIIKVINEIAFQTNLLALNAAVEAARAGEHGKGFAVVAEEVRNLARRSAEAAKETAGLIEQSVTKAKDGSERASEAGTVLKDIVTNSKKVEDLVSEISAASKEQSDGLDQVTKAISQMDEVTQSISATSEESASAAEELSAQSDGLKNMVVTLIEIVGGSGGSGNRGGDASSSTGFTTRARKTAVSALHNVIKKGGAKEDKTVAAQKKGNGKGALETHGLEKTKAMMDKKIPMNDEDEFKEF
- a CDS encoding chemotaxis protein CheW → MNAEMKQTEGGRSEQISGGKFLSFQLFGEEYAVEVLRVREIIGIIDITPVPQTPDFVKGVINLRGKVIPVIDLRLRFGLKETSYTEETCIIVVDVKNVLMGVIIDTVLEVLDIKSDDIDPAPSFGVKVRTDYIYGMCKTGKKAKILLDIERVLSAEELHMVEELSGSAGN